TTGGCACCCGCCTGACGGCGCACAATCAATAGAACCGCTTCCTGGTTATTCCAGTACCCCAGACTGTGAATGTTCTCGACAGAGTCCTCGACCTTGGCCACATCGCCCAAACGGATAACCTGCCCGTCCTGATTCTTCAGCACCAAGGGTTCAAAGAAGCGTGCCTGGTTATATTGCTTGCCCGAATTGATCTGCCATTGACCCTGCTCGCCTTCCAGATAGCCGTTGGGACGCAAGCTGTTGGCGTTATTGATCACTGAACGCACATCATCCAGCGCGATACCGGCCGAGGCCAGAGCCTTGGGGTTCAGTCCCACCCGGACGGCAGGCAAAGAACCGCCACCCACATCAACCGAGCCCACACCCGGAATCTGGGCCAGCTTCTGCTGCACAATACCGCTGGCCATATCAAACAGCTGTGCCTTGTTCGCGGTTTGCGAAGTCAACGCCAGCACCATGATAGGCATGGAGGAAGGGTTGACCTTCTCGTAGGTAGGCACACTGGACATGCCCGAAGGCAACATGGGCCGAGCCTGATTGATAGCGGCCTGCACATCGCGCGCGGCCCCTTCAATATCCCGATCCAGCTCAAACACCAACATGATCTGGGTGGAGCCTTCGCTGCTGCGAGAGCTCATCTCAGAGACACCGGCAATGGAACCTAAAGCCTGTTCCAGCGGGGTCGCCACGCTGGAAGCCATGGTTTCAGGGCTGGCACCGGGCAAATTGGCCGAGATCGCAATCACCGGAAAATCCATTTCCGGCAAAGACGCCACAGGCAGGAGCCGCAAGGCCAGTGCGCCCACCAGGACCATCGCCAGTGCCAGCAGGCTGGAGCCCACTGGCCGGAAGATAAACAGCCCTAACAAGCGCTTCATGTCGACTCGCGTACCGACTTGGCACCACGACGGGTAAAGCGGTCAAAAAACAGATAGATCACGGGAGTCGTGAACAAGGTCAGTACCTGACTGGCCAGCAGCCCGCCAACCATGACCAGACCCAAAGGTTGACGCAGCTCTGCTCCCGAACCCGTCGCCAGCATCAGTGGAATCGCACTGAACAAAGCCGCCAGGGTCGTCATCAGGATAGGACGGAAGCGCAGCAAGGCAGCCTGATGAATGGCTTCCTGGGGGCTTACGCCCTGCTCGCGCTGCGCCTCCAGCGCAAAGTCGATCATCATGATGGCGTTCTTTTTCACGATACCAATCAGCAGGATGATCCCGATTACCCCCACCATATCCAGGTCCCGTCCGGCCAATAGCAGGGCCAGCAGCGCCCCAATGGCGGCAGAGGGCAAGGTCGACAGAATGGTCACAGGGTGGATGTAGCTCTCGTACAAAACACCCAGCACGATGTACATGGTCAGCACGGCGGCCAACATCAACCACAGTGTGCTGGACAAAGAAGCATGGAAGGCCTTGGCCGCGCCCAAATAGCGGGTATCGACCGAGGACGGCATGCCGATCTGATCAGGCACCGTTTCAATGGCTTCGATCGCGTCGGACAAGGAATAGCCCTCAGCCAGGTCAAAGGACACATTCACGGACGGGAACTGCCCCAAACGCTCCACCGATAGCGTGGTTGGCACCAGCTGAATACGCGCCAGGGACGTAATTGGCACGGGTGTGCCTGCTGCCGTCATCACATGAATATTTTCTAGATCCTGCGGACCTTGACGGTATTGATCCTTGACCTCCAGCACGACGCGGTATTGGGCAGACTGCGTGTAGATTGTGGAGATCAAGCGCTGTCCGAAGGCGTCGTACAGTGCATCATCAATATTGGCTTTGGTCACGCCCACACGAGCCGCCGCATCCCGGTCTATATCCAGCAGCACTTGCAAGCCATCGTTTTGCAGGCTCATGGACGCATCTTTAATCTGCGGCAAGGCATTGACGGCATCCAGCCAGCGCGGCATCCAGGTGGTCAGCACCTCGGTTTCCGGATCCGACAAGGCCATCTGGTACACATTGCGGCTGATCTGATCGTCGACCGTCAGCTCCTGGATGGACTGCTGGTACACCGACAGGCCGGGGATGTCTTTCAGACGTTCATCCAGCCTGCTCATGATTTCATTTGCACCAGCCCTGCCCGAGCCGATGGGCTTCAAGGCAATTTGCAGGCGGCCATTATTCAGCGTGGCATTGGTACCATCTACCCCGATAAAGGAGGTGACGGCCTCCACATCCGGGTCTTCCAGCACAATCGCCACGGCTTGCTGCTGCAAATTACCCATTGCGCGGAACGACGCGGTTTGTGGCCCTTGGGTAATCGCCTGAATCAGGCCGGTATCTTGCTGGGGAAAGAAGCCTTTGGGGACAATCACGTACAGCAGGCCCGTCAGGATCACGGTGCCTACGGCAACCCAAAGGGTCAAGGTCTGATGACGCAGGACCACAATCAGACCACGATCGTAGGCCGCAATGATGCGATCCATCTGATTGCCCAACCAAGTGGTGAAGCGGCCATACTGGCGCTCGTCCTCGGGCTTGAGCATGCGCGCGCACATCATGGGCGTGAGCGTGAGCGAAATGAACAGAGAAAGCAGGATTGCCACGGCCAGGGTAATGGCAAACTCACGGAACAGACGTCCAATGACATCGCTCATGAACAGCAGCGGAATCAGCACGGCGATCAGGGAGATCGTCAGGGACAGCAGCGTGAAGCCAATCTGCGCCGCCCCCTTCAAGGCCGCCTGCAAGGCGGTTTCGCCCTTTTCGATATAGCGGGCAATGTTCTCGATCATCACGATCGCATCATCAACCACAAAGCCGGTGGCGACCGTCAGGGCCATCAGGGTCAGGTTATTGATACTGAAGCCCCACATCAGCATGATGGCAAAGGTGGCGATCAGGGAAATGGGCACAACAACACTGGGAATCAGCGTAGCTGTCCAGGTGCGCAGGAACACAAACGTCACCAGCACCACCAGCACAATGGCCAGCATCATTTCCTTTTGCACATGGTCAACCGAATCCCGAATGGTCTGGGTACGGTCCGTGGCCACTTCCACATCCACGCCTACCGGCAAGGAACGGCGTATTTCCGGCAGCAAACTTTGAATCTGGTCCACCACATCAATAACGTTGGCCCCAGGCTGGCGCTGAATATTCAGCAAGATCGCGGGCACGGTGCCCATCCAGGCGGCCTGACGCACATCCTGTGCATCCCGTACCACCTTGGCCAGTTCGCCCAGACGCACGGCGGCACCGTCCTTATAGCTGACGATCAGGTTTTCGTAATCCTGTACTGTTTTGAGCTGCTCGTTGGCGCTGATACTGGTGGAGCGCTGTGGCCCGTCCAGATTCCCTTTAGGCTGGTTTACGTTCGCCGCGACCACGGCCTGGCGCAGATGGCTCAAGGTTAGATTGCGTACCGCCAGAGCATTGGGGTCGGCCTGAATACGCATGGCCGGCTCCTGGCCACCCGCAATACTGACCAGGCCCACACCCGTCACCTGCGAGAGCTTTTGTGCCACCCGCACATCAATCAGGTCACGTACCTCGTGCAAGGGCATATTGGGGGAGGTCACCGCCAGGGAGATCACCGGGGTATCGGCCGGATTGACCTTGTTGTAGATAGGTGGAGCGGGCAAATCATTGGGCAGCATATTGGAGGCGGCATTGATCGCCGCCTGCACCTCTTGCTCGGCCACATCCAAAGGCAAGCCCAGATCAAACTGCAAGGTAATGCGCGATGCCCCGCCCGAGCTGGACGAGATCATCTGCGACAGGCCGGACATGCTGCCAAAGCGCCGCTCCAGCGGTGAAGTAATCAAGGCCGCGACCACATCCGGGCTGGCACCCGGATAGAGCGTAACCACCTGAATCGTGGGGTAATCCACCTGCGGCAAAGCAGCCACAGGCAGCATGCGATAGGCCAGCAAGCCAGACACCAGCAAGGCCACCATCGCCAAGGTGGTAGCCACCGGGCGCAGGATAAAGATACGCGACATGCTCACGGCTTACTCGCTTGCAGGACGTGGACGGCGACCCTCACCCGGACGTTTGCCCTGCTCCGGCTTGGCGGCTGCATCGGCTGGAGCAGGCTTTTCCTTGGCCTGGCCATCTTGTTGCATCACCTCGACCTCCGAGCCTTCACGCAAACGGTCAGTGCCTTCAACCACTACACGATCGCCCTCTTTCAGGCCGGTTTTGATCAGTGTCGATTCCAGGGTAGCGGTGCCCAGTTCCACCACTTGAATATGGACCTTGTCCTCCTCATCCAGAGTGTAGACATACGTGCCTACCGAACCCCGCTGTACGGCATGCGAAGGAATCAGCAGCCCCTGTTCCTGTCCCAGGAATACGCGGGAATTCACAAACTGATTGGCAAACAGGGTCTCATCGGCATTATCAAACTCGGCCTTTACTTTCAGCGTGCCGGTATTGATGTCGATCTGGTTATCCAGGGCCTGCAGACGGCCTTTGTCCGACAAGAGCTGGCCTTTGCTGTCGATCAGGGAGACGCGCAAAGGCGACTCGCTTTGCTTCATGGCCTCCAGCAGGCTGCTCAACTGGTTCTGCGGCAAGGAGAACTCCACGCCGATGGGATCCGTCTGGGTAATCACGACAATCCCATCGGTACTACCGGCAGACACCAGATTGCCCTGGTCCAG
This genomic window from Alcaligenes faecalis contains:
- a CDS encoding multidrug efflux RND transporter permease subunit → MSMSRIFILRPVATTLAMVALLVSGLLAYRMLPVAALPQVDYPTIQVVTLYPGASPDVVAALITSPLERRFGSMSGLSQMISSSSGGASRITLQFDLGLPLDVAEQEVQAAINAASNMLPNDLPAPPIYNKVNPADTPVISLAVTSPNMPLHEVRDLIDVRVAQKLSQVTGVGLVSIAGGQEPAMRIQADPNALAVRNLTLSHLRQAVVAANVNQPKGNLDGPQRSTSISANEQLKTVQDYENLIVSYKDGAAVRLGELAKVVRDAQDVRQAAWMGTVPAILLNIQRQPGANVIDVVDQIQSLLPEIRRSLPVGVDVEVATDRTQTIRDSVDHVQKEMMLAIVLVVLVTFVFLRTWTATLIPSVVVPISLIATFAIMLMWGFSINNLTLMALTVATGFVVDDAIVMIENIARYIEKGETALQAALKGAAQIGFTLLSLTISLIAVLIPLLFMSDVIGRLFREFAITLAVAILLSLFISLTLTPMMCARMLKPEDERQYGRFTTWLGNQMDRIIAAYDRGLIVVLRHQTLTLWVAVGTVILTGLLYVIVPKGFFPQQDTGLIQAITQGPQTASFRAMGNLQQQAVAIVLEDPDVEAVTSFIGVDGTNATLNNGRLQIALKPIGSGRAGANEIMSRLDERLKDIPGLSVYQQSIQELTVDDQISRNVYQMALSDPETEVLTTWMPRWLDAVNALPQIKDASMSLQNDGLQVLLDIDRDAAARVGVTKANIDDALYDAFGQRLISTIYTQSAQYRVVLEVKDQYRQGPQDLENIHVMTAAGTPVPITSLARIQLVPTTLSVERLGQFPSVNVSFDLAEGYSLSDAIEAIETVPDQIGMPSSVDTRYLGAAKAFHASLSSTLWLMLAAVLTMYIVLGVLYESYIHPVTILSTLPSAAIGALLALLLAGRDLDMVGVIGIILLIGIVKKNAIMMIDFALEAQREQGVSPQEAIHQAALLRFRPILMTTLAALFSAIPLMLATGSGAELRQPLGLVMVGGLLASQVLTLFTTPVIYLFFDRFTRRGAKSVREST
- a CDS encoding efflux RND transporter periplasmic adaptor subunit; this translates as MSELNTGRGRRSRSFYVWVSVGLLVTAGLVYYALSSPSSTPTPLRGPRGMMGATKVPVQVATVKQGLIDQTVNAIATVKPLQTVAVRGEVDGVLERIHFKDGQRVKAGDLLAEIDPRTYQVQLDQARGQLAQNQAQLKGAQQELARHRILFQQNSIARQALETKETAVQQLQAQIKSNQAEVARAQVQLDRTRITAPLDGRLGLRKLDQGNLVSAGSTDGIVVITQTDPIGVEFSLPQNQLSSLLEAMKQSESPLRVSLIDSKGQLLSDKGRLQALDNQIDINTGTLKVKAEFDNADETLFANQFVNSRVFLGQEQGLLIPSHAVQRGSVGTYVYTLDEEDKVHIQVVELGTATLESTLIKTGLKEGDRVVVEGTDRLREGSEVEVMQQDGQAKEKPAPADAAAKPEQGKRPGEGRRPRPASE